A genome region from Maylandia zebra isolate NMK-2024a linkage group LG6, Mzebra_GT3a, whole genome shotgun sequence includes the following:
- the LOC112434923 gene encoding tRNA (guanine(26)-N(2))-dimethyltransferase-like yields the protein MRAKKDRYDVIDLDPYGSPASFLDAAVQSVSEGGLLCITCTDMAVMAGNSGETCYSKYGSVSIKAKYCHEMALRIILHSLDQRAGVYQRYIQPLLSVSVDFYIRVFIRVFTGQATVKNSASKQALVYNCVGCGAFHLQRMGRRTSNGKQ from the exons ATGCGAGCGAAGAAGGATCGCTATGACGTCATTGATCTGGATCCCTACGGTAGCCCGGCCTCTTTCCTGGATGCTGCCGTTCAGTCTGTCAGTGAAGGAG GTCTTTTATGTATAACCTGTACAGACATGGCGGTGATGGCAGGAAACAGTGGAGAAACTTGCTACAGCAAATACGGTTCAGTCTCCATCAAAGCCAAATATTGTCATGAAATG GCTCTGCGTATCATCCTGCACAGTTTGGACCAGAGGGCAGGAGTGTACCAGCGATACATCCAGCCCCTGCTGTCCGTCAGCGTCGACTTTTACATTCGAGTCTTCATCCGCGTCTTCACAGGACAGGCTACAGTCAAAAACTCAGCCAG TAAGCAGGCGCTGGTGTACAACTGTGTCGGCTGCGGGGCTTTCCACTTGCAGAGAATGGGCAGGAGAACAAGCAACGGAAAACAGTGA